The following are from one region of the Synechococcus sp. CBW1108 genome:
- a CDS encoding DDE-type integrase/transposase/recombinase → MIELIGEANAAGAGLVRACGVIGICLRTLKRWRKAFLGDGDGVDRRKGSARLVGHRLSEEERQRILLTCNQPEYAALPPGQIVPALSDQKLFIGSESSFYRVLHQAGQCHRRGRARLPQEPRSVPRLRADGPNQVWSWDISFLPTTVRGVWLYLYLVIDVWSRKVVAWDVAEVESAQIAADLVQRACLKERYHRPNGFGRRQCQQQPLILHADNGNAMRGATLESRLEEMGVLRSFSRPRVSNDNPYSDVRRQ, encoded by the coding sequence GTGATCGAGCTGATCGGGGAGGCCAATGCTGCGGGCGCCGGCCTGGTGAGGGCCTGTGGTGTGATCGGCATCTGCCTGCGCACCCTCAAACGCTGGCGGAAGGCCTTCCTGGGTGATGGGGACGGCGTGGATCGCCGTAAAGGCAGTGCTCGGCTGGTGGGTCACCGCCTGAGCGAGGAAGAGCGCCAGCGAATCCTGCTGACGTGCAACCAGCCGGAGTACGCCGCGCTGCCGCCAGGGCAGATCGTGCCGGCACTGTCCGATCAAAAGCTCTTTATTGGTTCAGAGAGCAGCTTCTATCGGGTGCTGCACCAGGCGGGTCAGTGCCACCGCCGGGGGAGGGCCAGGCTGCCTCAAGAACCGCGCTCGGTGCCGCGCCTCAGGGCGGATGGCCCGAACCAGGTTTGGAGCTGGGACATCAGCTTCCTGCCGACCACGGTGCGGGGTGTGTGGCTCTACCTCTACCTGGTGATCGACGTCTGGAGCCGCAAAGTGGTGGCCTGGGATGTGGCCGAGGTGGAGTCGGCTCAGATCGCCGCGGATCTGGTGCAGCGGGCCTGCCTCAAGGAGCGCTACCACCGCCCCAACGGCTTTGGCCGCCGCCAGTGCCAGCAGCAGCCACTAATCCTCCACGCCGACAACGGCAATGCAATGCGCGGGGCGACGCTGGAATCACGGCTCGAGGAGATGGGCGTGCTCAGATCCTTCTCCCGGCCAAGGGTCTCAAACGACAACCCATACTCGGATGTCCGCCGACAATGA
- a CDS encoding type II toxin-antitoxin system VapC family toxin, whose protein sequence is MPISSARGIKQGTVMFLIDTNVISEARKGRRADAGVQDFWAAAARDNTPLFLAAVTIGELRHGVELIRNRGDQQQAQLLEQWLAEVLQTYGDRVLDLDGDAAQIWGRLRVPNPHNAIDKQIAAIALLHDLMVVTRNIDDFAGCRVRLLNPFQPPP, encoded by the coding sequence ATGCCGATTTCCAGCGCCCGGGGGATCAAGCAGGGGACCGTGATGTTTTTGATTGACACCAACGTGATCAGCGAGGCCCGCAAGGGGCGCCGCGCTGATGCGGGTGTGCAGGACTTTTGGGCTGCTGCAGCCCGAGACAATACCCCGCTTTTTCTGGCGGCGGTCACCATCGGTGAGCTACGCCACGGGGTGGAGTTGATTCGCAATAGGGGGGATCAACAGCAAGCTCAACTGCTGGAGCAGTGGCTGGCTGAGGTTTTGCAGACCTACGGCGATCGGGTGCTGGACCTTGATGGCGATGCAGCCCAGATTTGGGGGCGACTGCGGGTCCCCAATCCCCACAACGCCATCGATAAGCAGATCGCCGCCATCGCCCTGCTGCACGACCTCATGGTTGTTACGCGCAATATCGATGACTTCGCCGGCTGCAGAGTGCGGCTGCTGAATCCGTTTCAGCCCCCGCCGTGA
- the istB gene encoding IS21-like element helper ATPase IstB, whose product MAWIRCHWQSIASQAEGEGWSPSQFLYALCEQEVEQRQQARQQRLLRSAQLPWSKVLADYDHGGRIEAHRWQELEALSRQSEWLQRSENVLLFGPSGVGKTHLAIGIALAQIGLDQACRFYPATSLVQELQKARAEYNLPAALERLDRYPLLLIDDIGYVRRDEQESSVLFELICHRYERRSLLITANQPFTAWDEIFPSSSMTVAAVDRLVHHCHIVEISGDSHRRAQASRRSGSK is encoded by the coding sequence TTGGCATGGATCCGCTGCCACTGGCAGAGCATCGCCTCGCAGGCTGAGGGCGAGGGCTGGAGCCCCAGCCAGTTTCTCTATGCCCTCTGTGAGCAGGAGGTGGAGCAGCGCCAGCAGGCCCGCCAGCAACGGTTGCTGCGATCAGCCCAGCTGCCCTGGAGCAAGGTGCTGGCGGATTACGACCATGGCGGCCGAATCGAGGCGCACCGATGGCAGGAGCTGGAGGCCTTGAGCCGCCAGAGCGAGTGGCTGCAGCGGAGTGAAAACGTGCTCTTGTTCGGCCCCAGCGGTGTGGGCAAAACCCATCTGGCCATCGGCATCGCCCTGGCGCAGATCGGCCTGGATCAGGCCTGCCGCTTCTATCCCGCCACGAGCCTGGTGCAGGAGCTGCAGAAGGCCCGCGCCGAATACAACCTGCCGGCAGCGCTGGAGCGGCTGGATCGCTACCCGCTGCTGCTGATCGATGACATTGGCTATGTGCGGCGGGATGAACAGGAGAGCAGCGTGCTGTTTGAGCTGATCTGCCACCGCTACGAGCGCCGATCGCTGCTGATCACCGCCAATCAGCCGTTCACCGCCTGGGATGAGATCTTCCCCAGCAGCTCAATGACCGTGGCGGCGGTGGACCGGCTGGTGCACCACTGCCACATCGTCGAGATCAGCGGCGACAGCCACCGCCGCGCCCAAGCAAGCCGGCGCAGCGGCAGCAAATAG
- a CDS encoding NAD(P)/FAD-dependent oxidoreductase, which yields MPDLKGIPPAPGPHLLVVGSGLGGLCAAAMAARHGLEVLVLEAHDQPGGAAHGFQRKGFAFESGPSLWSGLGSWPSSNPLAQVLRAIGEEVPVQRYHEWGLLLPEGQLRVGVGLEPFLAVVRDLRGAAAAAEWARFMQVLQPFCAAARSLPLLALRPGLGTAAVLGSQGLGLLAQAGRLAQLGGAFGPLARRHLRDPFLLHWVELLCFLISGLGMEQTSAAAMATMFGEWFEPDAALDYPIGGSPAVVEALVRGLERHGGRLQCRSPVAEILVEGGRACGVRLTGGERIGARLGVIANLSPWDLLALLPEGSVSERWRRRRQATPACASFLHWHLGLRGDDLTELPIHHVWVGDWQRGIGAERNMVVLSMPSLLDPSLAPTGHQVLHGYTPANEPWELWRELERGSADYERLKQERCAVFHQVFDGVLPDWRERVVIELQGTPLTHRHFLRLHQGSYGPAWPADRGPFPAGGTPVQGLVLCGAGVFPGIGVPPVAVSGAMAAHHFVDALRQRRLLQEVGILVA from the coding sequence GTGCCGGATCTGAAAGGCATCCCGCCGGCCCCGGGGCCTCATCTGCTGGTGGTGGGCAGCGGGCTGGGGGGTCTCTGTGCCGCCGCCATGGCCGCCCGCCATGGCCTCGAGGTGCTGGTGCTCGAAGCCCACGACCAGCCCGGCGGCGCGGCCCATGGCTTCCAGCGCAAAGGCTTTGCCTTCGAATCCGGGCCCTCCCTCTGGAGCGGTCTGGGGAGCTGGCCCAGCAGCAATCCGCTGGCCCAAGTGCTGCGGGCGATCGGGGAGGAGGTGCCGGTCCAGCGCTACCACGAGTGGGGCCTGCTGCTGCCCGAGGGCCAGCTGCGGGTGGGTGTGGGCCTGGAGCCCTTCCTGGCCGTGGTGCGCGACCTGCGCGGAGCTGCCGCCGCCGCCGAATGGGCCCGCTTCATGCAGGTCCTGCAGCCCTTCTGCGCCGCTGCCCGTTCCCTGCCGCTGCTGGCCCTGCGGCCTGGTCTGGGCACGGCGGCCGTCCTTGGCAGCCAGGGTTTGGGGCTGCTCGCCCAGGCGGGCAGGCTGGCCCAGCTGGGGGGTGCCTTCGGACCGCTCGCCCGTCGCCACCTGCGCGATCCCTTCCTGCTCCACTGGGTGGAGCTCCTCTGCTTCCTGATCTCCGGGCTGGGGATGGAGCAGACCAGCGCCGCGGCGATGGCCACCATGTTCGGCGAGTGGTTCGAACCCGATGCCGCTCTGGACTACCCGATCGGCGGCAGCCCCGCGGTGGTGGAGGCACTGGTGCGCGGCCTGGAGCGCCACGGCGGCCGGCTTCAGTGCCGCTCCCCGGTGGCAGAGATCCTGGTGGAAGGTGGCAGGGCCTGCGGGGTACGGCTCACCGGGGGCGAACGCATTGGTGCCCGGTTGGGCGTGATCGCCAACCTCAGCCCCTGGGATCTGCTGGCCCTGCTCCCAGAGGGCTCCGTTTCTGAGCGCTGGAGGCGGCGGCGGCAGGCCACCCCGGCCTGTGCCAGCTTCCTGCACTGGCACCTGGGCCTGCGCGGCGATGACCTGACTGAGCTGCCGATCCATCACGTCTGGGTGGGCGACTGGCAGCGGGGCATCGGCGCCGAGCGCAACATGGTGGTGCTGTCGATGCCGTCGCTGCTGGATCCCTCCCTGGCGCCCACGGGGCATCAGGTGCTGCATGGCTACACCCCCGCCAACGAACCCTGGGAGCTCTGGAGGGAATTGGAGCGGGGCAGTGCCGATTACGAACGCCTCAAGCAGGAGCGCTGCGCGGTGTTCCACCAGGTGTTCGATGGCGTTCTGCCCGATTGGCGCGAGCGGGTGGTGATCGAGCTGCAGGGCACCCCCCTTACCCACCGCCACTTCCTGCGGCTGCACCAGGGCAGCTACGGCCCGGCCTGGCCCGCCGATCGGGGGCCGTTTCCCGCCGGCGGCACTCCTGTGCAGGGGCTGGTGCTCTGCGGCGCCGGAGTGTTCCCCGGCATCGGCGTGCCGCCGGTGGCCGTGAGCGGCGCCATGGCGGCCCACCACTTCGTGGACGCCCTTCGCCAGCGGCGGCTGCTACAGGAAGTGGGCATCCTGGTGGCCTGA
- a CDS encoding diguanylate cyclase: MQRSLVALVSVGLVTGGVLGWISYQESRSLIEQAQERARMALARGLALGLADQLAIDDYAGMESRLEQAMTDETIASALVVDTEGKVLVHLQRRRPSDVPELVFVPQRILPPRSGLESPVTTNGITTRWSPIVAGLPVGWLKLRTWSSSTDAVLRLLAQQYLVLGSLTAALVGTLLVSGNRQMRRQAQLREQQLNDEKVDLERIALTDPLTGLYNRRGIERALLETMQNPASRATAALAVCMIDLDDFKTVNDVHGHGIGDLLLTAVAQRLRSYLREGDCVGRIGGDEFIAVFRGCSERELALTLAQRISDGLNQPFRLGDHLIRIGASIGVVLDAEQSLVPNLCEHPSDAASNASSCLESLVKLADRAMYLVKQNGKRQVAIAPKGF, encoded by the coding sequence ATGCAGCGATCGCTGGTGGCCTTGGTGAGCGTGGGCCTTGTCACCGGAGGGGTGCTTGGCTGGATCTCTTACCAGGAGTCACGGAGCTTGATCGAACAGGCTCAGGAGCGGGCCCGCATGGCCCTGGCCCGTGGGCTGGCATTAGGTCTGGCTGATCAGTTGGCAATTGATGACTATGCGGGGATGGAATCCCGCCTCGAGCAGGCCATGACTGATGAAACAATCGCATCCGCCCTGGTTGTCGATACCGAAGGCAAGGTGTTGGTGCATCTGCAGCGCCGCAGACCTTCTGATGTTCCTGAATTGGTTTTTGTCCCCCAGCGAATCCTGCCGCCACGTTCTGGGCTGGAATCCCCTGTTACGACAAACGGGATCACCACCCGCTGGAGTCCAATAGTAGCCGGCTTGCCTGTTGGCTGGTTGAAGCTGCGCACTTGGTCCTCGAGCACCGATGCGGTGCTCAGACTGCTTGCCCAGCAATATCTTGTGCTGGGCAGCTTGACGGCCGCTCTGGTAGGGACCCTGCTGGTATCAGGAAACCGTCAGATGCGGCGCCAAGCTCAGCTGCGGGAGCAACAACTGAATGATGAGAAGGTCGATCTCGAGCGCATCGCCCTTACGGATCCACTCACAGGCCTTTACAACCGACGCGGCATTGAGCGAGCTCTGCTCGAGACCATGCAGAACCCGGCCAGCCGGGCTACCGCAGCCCTGGCGGTCTGCATGATCGATCTCGACGATTTCAAGACAGTGAACGACGTCCACGGCCATGGCATTGGCGACCTGTTGCTGACAGCCGTCGCCCAAAGGTTGAGGAGTTATCTCCGCGAGGGTGACTGCGTGGGGCGCATCGGCGGTGATGAGTTTATTGCGGTGTTTCGCGGCTGCTCGGAGCGGGAGCTGGCCTTAACCCTGGCTCAGCGCATCAGTGATGGCCTCAACCAACCCTTTCGGCTCGGCGATCATTTGATACGTATCGGTGCCAGTATCGGCGTTGTGCTGGATGCAGAGCAGTCTCTTGTGCCCAACCTCTGCGAGCACCCAAGTGACGCCGCTAGCAATGCCTCCTCGTGCCTGGAGAGCCTGGTGAAGCTGGCAGACCGCGCGATGTATCTGGTGAAGCAAAATGGAAAGCGCCAGGTGGCAATCGCACCCAAAGGATTCTGA
- a CDS encoding helix-turn-helix domain-containing protein, producing MHPPHRQSVARISEELGIHVMTLYKWRKAWRLQGEVVPASEKEPEGWNAADKFTVVLESAGLNATELSAYCRERGLFPEQVSRWRQAAQDANAKPVLTMAEQKELEKLRAQDQREIKALRKELQRKEKAMAEMAALLVLQKKWDAFCSEEEEG from the coding sequence ATGCACCCGCCCCACAGGCAGAGCGTGGCCCGGATTTCAGAGGAGCTGGGCATTCACGTGATGACCCTCTACAAATGGAGGAAGGCCTGGCGGTTGCAGGGAGAGGTGGTGCCGGCATCCGAGAAGGAACCAGAGGGCTGGAACGCCGCCGACAAGTTCACGGTGGTGCTGGAAAGCGCCGGGCTCAATGCCACCGAACTCAGCGCCTACTGCCGCGAGCGGGGCCTGTTCCCTGAGCAGGTGAGCCGTTGGCGGCAGGCGGCCCAGGATGCCAACGCCAAGCCGGTGCTGACGATGGCCGAACAGAAGGAGCTCGAGAAGCTCCGCGCCCAGGACCAGCGGGAGATCAAAGCCCTCAGAAAGGAGCTGCAGCGCAAGGAGAAGGCCATGGCGGAGATGGCGGCTTTGCTGGTGCTGCAAAAAAAGTGGGATGCCTTCTGTTCGGAGGAAGAGGAAGGCTGA
- a CDS encoding phosphate/phosphite/phosphonate ABC transporter substrate-binding protein — protein sequence MLAEQPAVASSCVGKVGAPRWRVGVVPQLPPRQTIAAWQPVLTAVGRRSGQCFELVVAGTIPAFEQQLRSGALDFAFLNPYHQVLANQWLGFLPLVRDRKGLEGLLMVRRDSPIRRISELQGAVVAFPSPNSFAASLLPRALLARDGITINPRYVETHSNVYRSVVLGSSKAGGGVNNTLVRERKEVKQQLRVLWRTPVFPAHPFSAARRVPLAVQAKVRAAFLQLASNPEGRTLLETVQMPNPVRADHARDYAPLNRLGLGRFVVLGGDGDFQESCHSLAAIQAALIKGSARTGSGSSVGLFIHTSAG from the coding sequence TTGCTGGCTGAACAACCCGCAGTGGCCTCCAGTTGTGTGGGCAAAGTCGGAGCACCCCGCTGGCGCGTAGGCGTGGTGCCCCAGCTGCCGCCACGCCAGACCATTGCTGCCTGGCAGCCCGTCCTCACCGCGGTGGGCCGGCGTTCGGGCCAGTGCTTTGAGCTGGTGGTAGCCGGTACGATTCCGGCCTTTGAGCAGCAGCTCCGCAGCGGCGCCCTGGATTTTGCCTTCCTGAACCCCTACCACCAGGTGTTGGCCAACCAGTGGCTGGGCTTTCTGCCTCTCGTGAGGGATCGCAAGGGTCTGGAGGGGTTGCTGATGGTGCGCCGCGATAGTCCCATCAGACGGATCAGTGAACTCCAGGGAGCGGTGGTGGCTTTCCCTTCACCAAACTCCTTTGCTGCCTCCCTGTTGCCCCGGGCGCTGTTGGCGCGCGATGGCATCACGATCAATCCCCGCTACGTGGAGACCCACTCCAATGTTTATCGGTCTGTCGTACTTGGCAGCAGCAAGGCCGGTGGGGGCGTCAACAACACCCTTGTCAGGGAGCGGAAGGAAGTGAAACAGCAGCTGCGTGTGCTCTGGCGCACGCCTGTCTTCCCTGCCCACCCTTTCTCTGCCGCCAGGCGCGTGCCGTTGGCGGTCCAGGCCAAGGTGCGAGCGGCTTTCCTGCAGCTGGCCTCTAATCCCGAGGGACGCACACTGCTGGAGACTGTGCAGATGCCCAATCCTGTTCGTGCAGACCACGCCAGGGATTACGCCCCGTTGAACCGGCTTGGATTGGGCCGTTTTGTGGTGCTGGGCGGTGACGGTGACTTTCAGGAAAGTTGTCACTCCTTGGCTGCCATTCAGGCGGCCTTGATTAAGGGTAGCGCCAGGACCGGATCGGGCTCTTCTGTTGGCTTGTTTATCCACACTTCTGCCGGTTGA
- a CDS encoding DNA-binding protein, whose protein sequence is MPDLLVRGVDDALVQALKKRAGAHGRSQEAELRAILSAALLSPPRCNLAELLAAMPDVGVDADFQRPGDQAGDRDVFD, encoded by the coding sequence ATGCCTGATCTGTTGGTGCGCGGCGTCGATGACGCCCTGGTCCAGGCGCTCAAGAAGCGCGCTGGCGCCCATGGCCGCAGCCAGGAAGCGGAACTGCGGGCGATCCTGTCCGCTGCGCTGCTGAGCCCACCGCGGTGCAACCTGGCGGAATTACTGGCTGCCATGCCGGATGTCGGTGTGGATGCCGATTTCCAGCGCCCGGGGGATCAAGCAGGGGACCGTGATGTTTTTGATTGA
- a CDS encoding IS5 family transposase, translating into MGQRGFWDEQQRVEKLKTKKPVLERLSQSIPWESFRPLLERGYAQERKSNAGRRRIDPLILFKMLVLQQLFNLSDDDTEFQVNDRRSFEEFVGLGVMNDIPDATTIAFFRERLRKAGVIEELFEKFEAYLRSQGLEARGGQIIDATLVPVPRQRNSREDNKEIKENRMPEGWDENPNRLQQKDLDARWVKKNGINHYGYKNSICIDVEHGFIRRYAVTPANIHDSQMLPMLLDPENTDDYVWADSAFAGERFEDLLDLGGFESCIHEKGSRNHPLSDAAKERNRIKSAIRACVEHVFGCMTMSMGGKMTRKIGLEKNKAWWGLKNLTFNFLRYLLRANRAFALA; encoded by the coding sequence ATGGGTCAGAGAGGCTTCTGGGACGAGCAGCAGAGGGTTGAAAAGCTCAAAACTAAAAAACCTGTTCTTGAGCGACTTTCCCAGTCGATTCCTTGGGAATCATTTCGCCCACTGCTCGAAAGAGGTTATGCGCAAGAGCGGAAAAGCAATGCTGGTCGGCGGAGAATTGATCCTCTGATCCTCTTCAAAATGCTGGTGCTCCAACAGCTTTTCAATTTGAGCGATGATGACACTGAGTTCCAGGTAAATGATCGCCGTTCTTTTGAAGAGTTTGTTGGCTTAGGCGTAATGAACGATATTCCCGATGCTACTACTATCGCCTTTTTTAGAGAAAGGCTTCGTAAGGCTGGGGTAATCGAAGAGCTGTTTGAAAAGTTTGAGGCCTATCTCCGGTCCCAAGGCCTCGAAGCCCGTGGCGGGCAGATAATTGATGCAACGTTGGTTCCAGTGCCACGGCAGCGGAATAGCAGAGAAGACAACAAGGAGATTAAAGAGAATCGCATGCCTGAAGGATGGGACGAAAACCCAAATCGATTGCAGCAAAAGGACTTAGATGCGCGATGGGTTAAAAAGAACGGCATCAATCACTATGGCTACAAGAACAGTATCTGTATCGACGTTGAACATGGATTTATCAGACGCTATGCCGTGACACCGGCCAATATCCATGACAGTCAGATGCTGCCGATGCTCCTCGATCCTGAGAACACAGATGATTATGTTTGGGCAGATTCTGCCTTTGCAGGCGAGCGCTTTGAAGACCTACTGGATCTTGGCGGTTTTGAAAGTTGCATTCACGAAAAAGGCAGCCGCAATCACCCGCTAAGCGACGCAGCCAAAGAGCGTAACCGTATTAAATCAGCAATTAGAGCTTGTGTGGAACATGTTTTTGGCTGCATGACCATGTCTATGGGTGGCAAGATGACTAGAAAGATTGGGCTTGAGAAAAACAAAGCATGGTGGGGTCTCAAGAATCTGACATTTAACTTCTTGCGATATCTTCTAAGAGCAAATCGTGCATTTGCACTCGCATGA
- the istA gene encoding IS21 family transposase, whose product MLETLVPMRRDQVMPAPLTSHQRNLFMTKRRGGSSQEAAAAAAGISVRSARRIECNQLQPRANQPRGRTRPDPLVGVWEEELVPLLQRSPALTPITLLEHLQQQKPDVDWIPLQRTLQRRVREWKALHGPAPEVIFPLSYEPGEIAFCDFTQLKGVEVTIAGQVFPHLLFHYRLAWSGWSYAQVVQGGESFAALSEGLQNALAACGGVPGELRTDRLSAACRNRNGSFSSDITRRYHALCSHYSLAYSRNNLGVAHENGRVESPHGHLKRRIEQALLLRGSSDFESLAEYQAFLAAVIDQYNRPRLIRLEQEQAALRPLPRFRFADYDIEQLTVRRTSTIEVRRVVYSVPPRLIDQRLTVRIFHDRLQLLLGRQIACELERRHGGVERHGRAWSIDLEHLIDALRRKPRALLHCSYQRELFPDERWWQLWQQLRNGGDRDAAARLMVEALYVGCRLAGYEPVLGWLEKAHQRQGLSLAALQQRFRLPPHRPHPPQRIPQHSLQSYDDLLALHPAAPGGGSRPADPAATAAVGMDPLPLAEHRLAG is encoded by the coding sequence GTGCTGGAGACCCTGGTGCCGATGCGCAGGGACCAGGTGATGCCGGCACCACTGACAAGCCACCAACGCAATCTGTTCATGACGAAACGACGAGGCGGCAGCAGCCAGGAGGCTGCTGCCGCGGCGGCGGGCATCTCAGTGCGCAGTGCTCGCCGGATTGAATGCAATCAGCTGCAGCCGCGGGCGAACCAGCCCCGTGGCCGCACCCGCCCCGATCCGCTGGTAGGGGTATGGGAGGAGGAGCTGGTGCCGTTGCTGCAGCGCTCACCCGCGCTGACGCCGATCACGCTCCTGGAGCATCTGCAGCAGCAGAAACCTGATGTGGACTGGATTCCGCTACAGCGCACCCTGCAGCGCCGGGTGCGGGAGTGGAAGGCACTGCACGGCCCGGCGCCGGAGGTGATCTTCCCTTTGAGCTATGAGCCTGGCGAAATTGCCTTCTGTGACTTCACCCAGCTCAAGGGGGTGGAGGTGACGATCGCCGGCCAGGTGTTCCCCCATCTGCTGTTCCACTACCGCCTGGCCTGGAGCGGCTGGAGCTATGCGCAGGTGGTCCAGGGCGGCGAGAGTTTTGCAGCCCTCTCCGAGGGTCTGCAGAACGCTCTGGCTGCCTGCGGCGGGGTGCCAGGTGAACTGCGCACCGACCGGTTATCAGCAGCGTGCCGTAACCGCAACGGCAGTTTCAGCTCCGACATCACCCGCCGTTATCACGCCCTCTGCAGCCACTACAGCCTGGCCTACAGCCGCAACAACCTGGGGGTGGCGCATGAGAACGGCCGTGTGGAGAGTCCCCATGGCCATCTCAAGCGGCGGATCGAGCAGGCGTTGCTGCTGCGCGGCAGCAGTGATTTCGAGTCGCTGGCTGAATACCAGGCTTTTCTGGCCGCGGTGATTGACCAGTACAACAGGCCGCGCCTGATCCGGCTGGAGCAGGAGCAGGCGGCGCTGCGGCCACTACCGCGGTTTCGTTTTGCCGACTACGACATTGAACAGCTCACGGTGCGGCGCACCAGCACGATCGAGGTACGCAGAGTCGTGTATTCGGTGCCGCCGCGGCTGATCGACCAGCGGCTGACGGTGCGGATCTTCCACGACCGGCTGCAGCTGCTTCTGGGCCGGCAGATCGCCTGCGAACTGGAGCGGCGCCACGGCGGTGTCGAGCGTCATGGGCGGGCGTGGAGCATCGATCTGGAGCACCTGATCGATGCGCTCAGGCGAAAACCCCGGGCATTGCTGCACTGCAGTTACCAGCGGGAGCTGTTCCCCGATGAGCGCTGGTGGCAGCTGTGGCAGCAGCTGCGCAATGGCGGTGACCGTGACGCCGCCGCCCGATTGATGGTCGAGGCGCTGTATGTGGGCTGCCGCCTGGCGGGCTACGAGCCAGTGCTGGGTTGGCTCGAGAAGGCCCATCAACGGCAAGGGCTGTCGCTGGCGGCGCTGCAGCAACGCTTCCGGCTGCCGCCCCATCGCCCCCACCCACCGCAACGCATTCCCCAACACAGCCTGCAGAGCTATGACGACCTCCTTGCCCTCCATCCCGCGGCCCCAGGCGGCGGAAGCCGCCCTGCCGATCCTGCTGCGACAGCTGCGGTTGGCATGGATCCGCTGCCACTGGCAGAGCATCGCCTCGCAGGCTGA
- a CDS encoding rhodanese-like domain-containing protein, whose amino-acid sequence MAQATSQRITVHDLAQQLAEQRVKVVDVREPMEYAGGHIAGSLNVPLSRITQANLPQGPLVLVCQSGNRSTKALTQLLQQGYPHPLVDLEGGVSAWQQAGLPVRKLQNAPLPLMRQVQIAAGSLVLLGLVLSHALAPAWILLSWFVGAGLVFAGVSGFWGMARLLAVMPWNRIGA is encoded by the coding sequence TTGGCCCAAGCAACCAGCCAGCGCATCACCGTTCACGACCTGGCCCAGCAGTTGGCTGAGCAGCGGGTGAAGGTGGTCGACGTGCGCGAACCAATGGAATACGCCGGTGGCCATATCGCCGGCAGCCTGAACGTGCCCCTCTCGCGCATCACCCAGGCCAACCTGCCCCAGGGCCCCTTGGTGCTGGTGTGCCAAAGCGGCAACCGCAGCACCAAGGCCCTGACCCAGCTTCTGCAGCAGGGCTATCCCCACCCCTTGGTCGACCTGGAAGGCGGAGTTTCGGCCTGGCAGCAGGCCGGGCTGCCGGTGCGAAAACTCCAAAACGCCCCCCTGCCCCTGATGCGCCAGGTGCAGATCGCAGCCGGGTCCCTGGTGCTGCTGGGGCTGGTTCTCAGCCATGCCCTTGCCCCGGCCTGGATCCTGCTCAGCTGGTTCGTGGGGGCAGGGCTGGTATTTGCCGGTGTAAGCGGCTTCTGGGGCATGGCCAGGCTCCTGGCGGTGATGCCATGGAACCGGATAGGGGCCTAG